The genomic DNA TTGCTGATGCAAATCATCTTTAAATTTCTCAAATTCATCTTTAGCAATATGAGGAATATGAATGACTAAGAAACCAACTGAGCCACCACGCGTGTTTTTAATATTTGCTTCAAGAATATTAACATCAATGTTATGTGCTCTAGTTATGTATGAAACCACTGGTTCTGTAGTGTTCTCACCATTAAAGTTAAGTCTTACAATATATGCATCTGAATCTAACGGTTCTAAATGTTTAATTGATTCTTCAAAGTCATCATCTAAATCATCTTTTACAAATCGTCTAGTGACTTCATGTTGAGGGTTTTCAAATACTTGTGTAACTTTACCTTGTTCAATGACGCGACCACTTTCCATAACGGCTACTTCATCACAGACACGTCTTATGACATGCATTTCATGAGTAATAATAACAATTGTAAGATTTTCACGTTCTTTTATCTTCAATAATAAATCTAAAATTTCATCTGTCGTTTGTGGGTCAAGTGCACTAGTTGCTTCATCACATAATAGAACATCTGGTTCGTTAGCTAGTGCACGTGCAATTCCAACTCTTTGTTTTTGACCACCAGACAATTCTGAAGGGTAGGCATTTTCTCTCCCTTTTAAGCCAACTAAGTCTATTAATTCTTGTGCTCTCTCTACGGCTTTCCTTTTTGAAAAGCCTGCAATTTCCAATGGAAACATTATATTGCGAAGTACAGTACGTGACCATAACAGATTAAAATGTTGGAATACCATACTGACTTTTTGACGTTTTCTTCTTAATTCTGCCTTTGAAAGTTTGTTAATATTGTCGCCATCTATAATAATGTCACCTGATGTAGGTGCTTCTAGATTATTAAACATTCTAATTAACGTACTTTTACCAGCACCAGAGAATCCGATGACTCCAAAAATCGAGCCTGATTCTATATTTAAGTCAACGTGATCAACTGCTAGTACGTCCTTATCTTTCGTGTGATAGCGTTTTACAACTTGATTTAACTCAATCACGTTAAGTGCCTCCTTAAAAAACATTATATAATTAAAAAATGCTTCCTCACTTTAGTTAAGTCGAGAAAGCATTCAATCATCTTTCTCTCATCTTCTAAAGTAAGTAACTTTATGTGAATTGGCACCATTTCTATAATTAGACGGTTGCCGGGCTTCATAGGGCACATCCCTCCACCTCTCTTGATAAGAGTTTTCGCACTATTTAATTAATTTATATCCTACCATTGCACTATAATTTCGTCAACAACTATTTTAATTTCTCTAACAAATATGGAACTGATTGAAATGCATAAATTCGATCAGTTTCCTTACTTTTATTCATAACGACAAGTACTGGTACTGACATAATTTGATTCTGTTCACTAAATTCAGGATGAAAATTTAAATCTATCTTTTTAATTGGTAATTGTAAAATCTCATTTGCGATATCTAACATTCGTTCTGAAACTTTACATGTGCCACACATCGGTGTGTATCCAAATATAAGATGCTTTTCTTGATTAAAATTTTCACTTATATCTTCAACTTGAACTGATTTACTCATGCATAATTACTAACCTTTCAGTAGTTAAATTGGGGATTAGGCTTTTTTCTTTTCGAACTGTGAAACCATGCTTACTTAATACGTGAGCAAGATAATTCTTCGGACAACGTGCAACTTCACAATACGTGCGGTCAACATAAATATGTTCACTTTCACTCAGGTGACGTTTAAACCACTTTCTGATTTTCTCACCCTCATCATCCGAATCTGCTAATACAAATACATGTTTATCATATAATGTTTCTATCATGTCATCTAATTTATCAACACTCATCGTACCATGAGTACAAATAATACTTACTGGTTCAGCGATTACTTGTTGTACTTTCTTCTTATCAGATTTACCTTCAACAATAATAACTTTGTTTAAAATTGCCATGTTAATCCACCCTCTAAGTCGATAATAAAACAATCATTTACTTTTTCACAGAACAGCTAAGCCTTAAACATACTTTACCATTACTTAACATTTAGAAAAATAATTATGCATTTATTAAGTTTTCATCTAATTTGATATACTAAAAATCCAAAACTATAAATGGGCAAACAAAAAAACTCCAAGATATGCTATCTAGGAGTTTTTAAAAATTATTCACCAATCATTTCTTTATATTGATCAGCTGATAATAATTCATCTAATTGACTTTCATCACTAAGTTCAACTTTAACCATCCAAGCTTTTTCGTATGGTGATTCGTTAACGAACTCTGGACTATCTTCTAATTCATCATTTGTTTCGACAATTTTACCAGATACTGGTGCGTATAATTCAGATACAGTTTTAACTGATTCCACACTACCAAATGTATCCCCTTCGTTGATTTCATCATCAACTTCTGGTAATTCAACGAATACGATATCGCCTAATTCGCCTTGTGCGTATTCAGTAATACCAATTGTTGCAGTGTTGCCTTCAACTTTTACCCATTCATGTTCTTTAGAATATTTAAATTCGCTCGGTACTGCCACGAGAATCCCCTCCTAAAAATAATTACAATTTAATGATGCCATACCACAAGATTTCATTCAACTATTAATATAAAAAGTTGAAATAATTTATAGAAATAAAATTTGTAAATTTAAACTATAACCAAGTTTCTTTATATTGTTCTTCTTTAAAGCCTAAAGTAATGTTATTACCTGAAATTGCTAATGGTCTTTTCACTAACATACCATCTGAAGCGAGTAAATTTAATTTTTCCTCATCAGTTAGGTCTTTGAGTTTATCTTTAAGACCTAATTCTCTGTACTTAGCTCCATGTGTATTAAATAATTTGTTAATTTCTACACCTGTTTTATCGATAATATCTTCAAACTCTTTTTGAGTTGGTGTGTGTTGAACAATATCAATGGGTTCGTAACTTACGCCATGTGTATCTAAAAATTTAGCGGCTTTTTTACAAGTCGTACAATTTGAGTATTGATAAAATTTTATCATGCAGATGTAACCTCCTATTCTATCTTAATTTAAATATATCAGATAATTCATGTAAACGCTCTATATTTTAAGCTTAATTTTTCAACTTAATTAAATATTTCGTTATAATACTGTTAGTATTTATGAAAAGGAGCGTTAACTATGCAAAGTATTAAATCAACTGAAGACTTTAAATCAACCATTCAAAGCGATAAACCTGTCATCGTGAAATTTGAGGCTGGTTGGTGTCCAGATTGTAAAGCAATGGACATGTGGATTGACCCAATTGTTGAAAAATATAATGATTATGATTGGTATACTGTTAACCGTGATGAGCTAGAAGATGTAGCTGCGGATAATGATGTTATGGGAATTCCAAGTTTATTAGTATTCGAAAATGGCAACAAACGTGCACATTTACATTCAGCAAATGCAAAATCACCAGAACAAGTTGAATCATTCTTAGAAGAAACATTTAATAAATAGGGAGTAGAATAGAAATCTAATTTGATAAAAAATTTTGTTCTTCTATCCCGGCAAGGGTGACTAAGAGTGGAAAAAGCTTAATACCAGCGTATTTCCAATTCAGTCAGCTATTGCCAGAGAAATTTAGACGGCTAAAACATTTATTTGTTTCAGCCGTCAATTTTTT from Staphylococcus taiwanensis includes the following:
- the gcvH gene encoding glycine cleavage system protein GcvH, with product MAVPSEFKYSKEHEWVKVEGNTATIGITEYAQGELGDIVFVELPEVDDEINEGDTFGSVESVKTVSELYAPVSGKIVETNDELEDSPEFVNESPYEKAWMVKVELSDESQLDELLSADQYKEMIGE
- a CDS encoding thioredoxin family protein, whose amino-acid sequence is MSKSVQVEDISENFNQEKHLIFGYTPMCGTCKVSERMLDIANEILQLPIKKIDLNFHPEFSEQNQIMSVPVLVVMNKSKETDRIYAFQSVPYLLEKLK
- a CDS encoding methionine ABC transporter ATP-binding protein, which codes for MIELNQVVKRYHTKDKDVLAVDHVDLNIESGSIFGVIGFSGAGKSTLIRMFNNLEAPTSGDIIIDGDNINKLSKAELRRKRQKVSMVFQHFNLLWSRTVLRNIMFPLEIAGFSKRKAVERAQELIDLVGLKGRENAYPSELSGGQKQRVGIARALANEPDVLLCDEATSALDPQTTDEILDLLLKIKERENLTIVIITHEMHVIRRVCDEVAVMESGRVIEQGKVTQVFENPQHEVTRRFVKDDLDDDFEESIKHLEPLDSDAYIVRLNFNGENTTEPVVSYITRAHNIDVNILEANIKNTRGGSVGFLVIHIPHIAKDEFEKFKDDLHQQHVNVEVVKHG
- a CDS encoding arsenate reductase family protein produces the protein MIKFYQYSNCTTCKKAAKFLDTHGVSYEPIDIVQHTPTQKEFEDIIDKTGVEINKLFNTHGAKYRELGLKDKLKDLTDEEKLNLLASDGMLVKRPLAISGNNITLGFKEEQYKETWL
- a CDS encoding thioredoxin family protein, whose amino-acid sequence is MQSIKSTEDFKSTIQSDKPVIVKFEAGWCPDCKAMDMWIDPIVEKYNDYDWYTVNRDELEDVAADNDVMGIPSLLVFENGNKRAHLHSANAKSPEQVESFLEETFNK
- a CDS encoding topiosmerase, which translates into the protein MAILNKVIIVEGKSDKKKVQQVIAEPVSIICTHGTMSVDKLDDMIETLYDKHVFVLADSDDEGEKIRKWFKRHLSESEHIYVDRTYCEVARCPKNYLAHVLSKHGFTVRKEKSLIPNLTTERLVIMHE